The following are encoded in a window of bacterium genomic DNA:
- a CDS encoding MFS transporter: MDSDLNIAEPDLPPSKPLSLLLGRNFGPYFLGNLMSNMGTWIQNIALALLIFRLTGSTFLVAMTTFSQFLGIIVLAPWTGSVADRFDRRGLIVLTQVLATAAGGMLALVTYLDLVTPAWLLGTALAFSITKAFVLPAQQALVPQLVERKDLQAAVALNAITFNLARAIGPVIGAGVILTLGFTWAFSINALSYLSLAAAVMIVKVDPRRRHRPTERTTLRETIRLVRKDPIIGPLLISIAAVSVAVDPVSNLTPAFTVEIYGRPDTFTGVLIGVFGLGAALTAALVITRIRASFRSIALGMTGLGLSIAAFGMSSHPNMGIAALFAGGIMYIVSVSLSTTLVQINTAEGHRGRVMALWGVAFLGLRPVASLIDGSVATLVNVRVAALVMAVPVLIGAASLARRNRRSGQP, translated from the coding sequence ATGGACTCAGATCTGAACATCGCCGAGCCGGACCTTCCTCCGAGCAAGCCGCTAAGCCTGCTCCTCGGGAGGAACTTCGGTCCCTATTTCCTCGGCAACCTCATGTCGAACATGGGCACCTGGATCCAGAACATCGCCCTCGCGCTCCTGATCTTCCGGCTCACGGGATCCACCTTCCTGGTCGCGATGACGACCTTCTCCCAGTTCCTGGGCATCATCGTCCTCGCCCCTTGGACCGGGTCGGTCGCCGACCGGTTCGACCGGCGCGGCCTGATCGTCCTGACGCAGGTACTGGCCACGGCGGCCGGAGGGATGCTGGCGCTGGTCACCTATCTGGACCTGGTGACCCCCGCGTGGCTGCTGGGTACGGCTCTCGCGTTCAGCATCACCAAGGCCTTCGTGCTCCCGGCACAGCAGGCGCTGGTGCCGCAGTTGGTCGAGCGGAAGGACCTGCAGGCTGCGGTGGCCCTGAACGCGATCACCTTCAACCTGGCACGAGCCATCGGACCGGTGATAGGCGCGGGGGTCATCCTGACCCTCGGCTTCACCTGGGCGTTCTCGATCAACGCCCTCTCCTACCTGTCCCTGGCGGCGGCGGTGATGATCGTCAAGGTCGACCCGCGCAGGCGCCACAGGCCCACGGAGCGCACCACCCTCAGGGAGACGATCCGCCTGGTCAGAAAGGACCCCATCATCGGTCCGCTGCTCATCTCCATCGCCGCCGTCTCGGTAGCGGTCGATCCGGTGAGCAACCTGACCCCGGCGTTCACCGTAGAGATCTACGGGAGGCCCGACACGTTCACCGGCGTGCTCATCGGGGTGTTCGGTCTGGGCGCAGCGCTCACCGCCGCCCTGGTGATCACCCGGATACGGGCTTCGTTCCGGAGCATCGCGCTGGGGATGACCGGGCTGGGCCTGTCGATCGCAGCATTCGGGATGTCCTCCCACCCGAACATGGGTATCGCCGCGCTGTTCGCCGGAGGGATCATGTACATCGTCTCGGTCAGCCTGTCGACAACCCTGGTGCAGATCAACACGGCGGAAGGCCACCGAGGCCGGGTCATGGCCTTGTGGGGCGTGGCCTTCCTGGGACTCCGGCCCGTGGCAAGCCTCATCGACGGTTCCGTGGCCACCCTCGTCAACGTCAGGGTGGCGGCGCTCGTCATGGCTGTGCCCGTCCTGATCGGGGCAGCCTCTCTGGCCAGGCGCAACAGGCGCTCGGGACAGCCGTAA
- a CDS encoding amidohydrolase family protein codes for MICSFCGTRAEDAGNLVMGEAGAAICDACVDLAVDLVREQATPIGNMVLDNIGTLATNDRRFPGLLGLVTDAAVAIRNGLVVWAGPSERTPQGLRSLPSLDCGGRAVLPGLVDAHTHLAFAGDRSEEFVLRSTGAPDARSVARSGSATTARLNHLADASRIADVIGRRLNRMLDFGVTTVEASAGYSNDYERELALIDTVVETGGRYMVDLVPTFDVSGLPVTASDRSRTLDEVAELHLPVAARLGAAVRLSLGSDALTTGEARRLIGVATSLGARTRIHHRGRAPDVYRLALEASVPVVDHAGYPDRDQAEQMAERGVSVVITPTAMLGTRRSPTSLRKLMEKGVPLGLGTDCSPAPVMVESLPLAITLAVTEMGLTSDQAIWAATLGSARALGLGDRGWLGHGAVADLVVLDAPSPTHLPYRPGTNLVWKVLKAGEVVVSR; via the coding sequence ATGATCTGTAGTTTCTGCGGAACCCGGGCGGAAGACGCCGGAAACCTGGTCATGGGCGAGGCCGGCGCCGCCATCTGTGATGCCTGCGTGGACCTCGCGGTGGACCTCGTGCGGGAGCAGGCCACGCCGATCGGCAACATGGTGCTGGACAACATCGGCACGCTGGCTACCAACGATCGGCGTTTCCCCGGCTTGCTGGGTCTCGTAACGGATGCGGCCGTGGCGATCCGCAACGGCCTGGTGGTCTGGGCCGGGCCCTCGGAACGAACACCCCAGGGACTCCGGTCTCTTCCCAGCCTGGACTGCGGGGGTCGGGCGGTGCTTCCGGGACTGGTGGACGCCCACACCCATCTGGCATTCGCGGGCGACCGGAGCGAGGAGTTCGTGCTCAGAAGCACCGGCGCGCCTGATGCCCGCTCGGTTGCCCGCTCCGGCAGCGCCACGACAGCCCGCCTCAACCACCTAGCGGATGCTTCCCGGATCGCCGACGTGATCGGCCGGCGTCTGAACCGCATGCTCGACTTCGGCGTCACCACGGTCGAAGCGTCCGCCGGGTATTCGAACGACTACGAGCGGGAGCTGGCTCTCATCGACACGGTGGTCGAAACGGGCGGGCGTTATATGGTTGATCTGGTGCCCACGTTCGACGTATCGGGTTTGCCGGTCACCGCATCCGACCGTTCGAGGACTCTGGATGAGGTGGCCGAGCTACACCTTCCCGTGGCGGCCAGGCTGGGAGCCGCGGTGCGGTTGTCACTCGGAAGCGACGCTCTGACGACCGGGGAAGCACGCCGACTCATCGGGGTTGCCACAAGCCTCGGGGCGCGGACGCGGATACACCATCGCGGCCGGGCCCCGGACGTCTACAGGCTGGCGCTGGAAGCCTCGGTCCCGGTGGTAGACCACGCCGGGTATCCCGACCGGGACCAGGCCGAACAGATGGCCGAAAGGGGCGTCAGCGTGGTGATCACCCCCACCGCGATGCTTGGGACCCGCCGCTCCCCCACCTCGCTTCGCAAGCTGATGGAGAAAGGCGTCCCGTTGGGACTGGGAACCGACTGCAGCCCGGCGCCGGTCATGGTGGAGTCGCTACCCCTCGCCATCACCCTGGCCGTGACCGAGATGGGGCTGACCTCCGACCAGGCCATCTGGGCAGCGACACTGGGCAGCGCTCGGGCGCTGGGCCTGGGCGACCGGGGCTGGCTGGGCCACGGCGCGGTGGCCGATCTCGTCGTTCTCGACGCTCCCAGCCCCACCCACCTTCCCTACCGACCGGGCACCAACCTGGTCTGGAAGGTACTCAAGGCAGGCGAGGTGGTGGTCAGCAGGTAA